In Lentibacillus amyloliquefaciens, one DNA window encodes the following:
- a CDS encoding L-ribulose-5-phosphate 4-epimerase: MLDELKKEVLMANQTLPKKGLVTLTWGNVSGIDKNSELVVIKPSGVSYEELTVEDLSVVNLDGEVIEGKKPSSDTPTHLLLYKQFSELGGIVHTHSPYATSWAQAGKDIPALGTTHADYFYGSIPCTRPMTDVEINGDYELETGHVIVETFKDKSYKEIPSVLVHGHASFSWGINVNEAIKHTIVLEEVAKMGMWTQQLKGEIHSLNQVLLDKHYLRKHGKNAYYGQN; this comes from the coding sequence TTGTTAGATGAACTAAAAAAAGAGGTTCTCATGGCAAATCAGACTTTACCAAAGAAAGGTCTAGTCACTCTTACGTGGGGAAATGTAAGTGGTATTGATAAAAATTCTGAATTAGTTGTTATAAAGCCAAGCGGGGTTTCATATGAAGAATTGACTGTGGAAGATTTATCTGTTGTTAACTTAGATGGTGAAGTGATAGAAGGTAAAAAACCATCTTCCGATACACCAACTCATTTATTATTGTATAAACAATTTTCGGAATTAGGCGGCATTGTCCATACTCACTCTCCTTACGCTACAAGCTGGGCTCAAGCTGGGAAGGATATCCCGGCGCTGGGGACTACTCATGCGGATTACTTTTATGGGAGCATTCCCTGTACGAGGCCTATGACCGATGTCGAAATAAATGGAGATTATGAGTTGGAAACAGGCCATGTAATCGTTGAAACATTTAAAGATAAAAGCTATAAGGAAATTCCCAGTGTTTTAGTTCATGGCCATGCTTCTTTTAGCTGGGGCATCAATGTAAATGAAGCTATTAAACATACGATTGTTTTAGAAGAAGTGGCTAAGATGGGAATGTGGACTCAACAGTTAAAAGGTGAAATCCACTCTCTGAATCAAGTGTTACTGGATAAGCATTATTTAAGAAAACATGGTAAAAATGCATATTATGGTCAAAATTAG